The Brassica oleracea var. oleracea cultivar TO1000 chromosome C6, BOL, whole genome shotgun sequence genome includes a region encoding these proteins:
- the LOC106299697 gene encoding protein indeterminate-domain 6, chloroplastic-like codes for MSSPRSSTSSPSPPSSLPNGVTTGANNPNREEPTVTSTQQPNSDATTGPNNPNREEPAVTSTQQPNSDATTGANNPNREEPAVTSTRQPNPVAVPSPHRCHDPNAEVVALRPRTFLAAGICELCGKEFTQEQIRDF; via the coding sequence ATGTCTTCACCGCGAAGCTCAACTTCATCACCCTCCCCTCCGTCTTCCCTCCCCAACGGCGTCACCACTGGAGCAAACAACCCTAACCGTGAAGAGCCTACGGTGACGTCGACCCAACAACCCAACTCCGACGCCACCACTGGACCAAACAACCCTAACCGTGAAGAGCCTGCGGTGACGTCGACCCAACAACCCAACTCCGACGCCACCACTGGAGCAAACAACCCTAACCGTGAAGAGCCTGCGGTGACGTCGACTCGACAACCCAACCCCGTTGCTGTTCCGTCGCCCCACCGTTGCCACGACCCAAATGCTGAAGTGGTAGCGTTACGTCCAAGGACGTTCTTAGCGGCGGGCATATGCGAATTGTGCGGCAAAGAATTTACACAAGAACAGATTCGAGACTTTTAA
- the LOC106296449 gene encoding small nuclear ribonucleoprotein SmD3b, with product MSRSLGIPVKLLHESSGHTVTVELKSGELYRGNLLECEDNWNCQLEDITYTAKDGKVSQLEHVFIRGSKVRFIVIPDMLKNAPMFNRVNAKIKGKSSIGVGRGRPAMRGRGTGRGTGGRGGAPPVRR from the exons ATGAGCCGAAGCTTGGGGATACCAGTGAAGCTTCTTCACGAGTCTTCGGGTCATACAGTGACGGTGGAGCTGAAGAGCGGCGAGCTGTACAGAGGAAACCTGCTCGAGTGTGAGGATAACTGGAACTGCCAGCTCGAGGACATCACCTACACCGCCAAG GATGGTAAGGTATCACAGCTTGAGCATGTCTTCATCCGAGGCAGCAAAGTCAG GTTTATAGTGATACCAGACATGCTGAAGAATGCTCCAATGTTCAACCGAGTAAATGCTAAAATCAAG GGAAAGAGCTCAATAGGTGTAGGCAGAGGTAGACCTGCAATGCGAGGCAGA GGTACTGGGCGTGGGACAGGAGGAAGGGGAGGCGCACCACCTGTGAGGAGATAA
- the LOC106296448 gene encoding uncharacterized protein LOC106296448, whose translation MASSSTMDENGSVRSTYQGFESEAAMKETLEKYGSKPRAIISVEGYDTCLPEEDIKSELINHFNSCGEVFNVIVRKDPHTPNLDRRALVILLGDGAEEKALELNGTDIGGWNALVKVEPEEEVDEEAELYESSLADELYNDRRFWFGVTVSGYNTLLPADEVKSALIKHFSSCGKITHVFVSTLDKTTNIYFYQQEGEARALDLDGSDVRGFKIAVTGVATIFSNRPPPSGEFCYGYCDPAHMIEFAGVIHDKVAAFKKQRMSV comes from the exons ATGGCCTCCTCTTCCACCATGGACGAGAACGGTAGCGTGAGATCCACCTACCAAGGGTTCGAGAGTGAGGCTGCTATGAAGGAAACTCTCGAGAAGTACGGAAGCAAGCCCCG AGCTATAATATCTGTGGAGGGATACGACACTTGTCTGCCTGAGGAAGATATCAAGAGTGAATTGATTAATCACTTCAATTCATGTGGCGAAGTCTTTAATGTTATTGTTCGCAAAGACCCTCATACCCCTAATCTCGACAG ACGTGCTTTGGTTATTCTTCTTGGAGATGGCGCAGAAGAGAAGGCCTTGGAACTTAATGGAACTGACATTGGTGGATGGAATGCTCTTGTTAAAGTTGAACCGGAGGAGGAAGTAGACGAGGAGGCAGAACTTTATGAATCCTCTCTGGCCGACGAACTATATAATGACCGCAGATT TTGGTTTGGCGTTACCGTTAGCGGATATAACACTCTCCTCCCTGCAGATGAAGTCAAGAGCGCTTTGATAAAACACTTCTCTTCTTGTGGAAAGATCACCCATGTTTTTGTCTCTACTCTCGATAAGACGACTAATATCTATTTTTACCAACAAGAAGGAGAAGCTAGGGCGCTGGATCTTGATGGAAGTGATGTGAGAGGATTCAAAATAGCTGTTACGGGCGTAGCTACAATCTTTAGTAACCGTCCCCCTCCCTCCGGTGAATTTTGTTACGGCTACTGTGACCCAG CTCATATGATTGAGTTTGCCGGCGTGATCCACGACAAGGTCGCTGCTTTTAAGAAGCAGAGGATGTCTGTCTAG
- the LOC106298160 gene encoding cyclin-B2-5-like produces MDIAKMCLCLLSVTLLLLSSTENSFVTPLPAGESSCVLLVILVSKYEEISVPAVNDLILVSDKVYTGREVLDMEKLMAKYFAIQFLFLKAAQSDKEIELLSFFIIKLSLVEYEI; encoded by the exons ATGGATATTGCCAAAATGTGTCTGTGCTTATTATCAGTAACGTTGCTGCTTTTGTCTTCTACTGAGAACTCGTTCGTCACACCTTTACCAGCCGGTGAGTCAAGCTGTGTG TTGTTAGTGATCTTGGTATCCAAGTACGAAGAAATCTCAGTTCCTGCTGTTAATGATCTCATCTTGGTCTCAGACAAGGTTTACACTGGGAGAGAAGTTCTTGACATG GAGAAGTTAATGGCGAAATACTTTGCAATTCAATTTCTGTTTCTCAAAGCTGCACAATCTGACAAAGAG ATTGAGCTTCTATCATTCTTCATCATCAAGCTCAGCTTAGTAGAGTACGAGATATGA
- the LOC106298433 gene encoding cyclin-B2-4, giving the protein MGGSDENRHGVIGPMNPQGGLRGGKANPGNGQTRRALSNINKNIIGAPVYPCAVNKRPLSEKNVMCHKKILPPPVPAHRPITRKFAAQLAENNPQTKKEETKSEPVDIVIIDVEEEEDGDFNEPMFVQHTEAMLDEIDRMEGIEMEDSNDTEEEEEEEEAVMDIDSCDKKNPLAVVDYIDDIYDFYKNNECRSCVPPNYMENQPDINERMRGILVDWLIEVHYKFELMEETLYLTINLIDRFLAVHHHVARKKLQLVGVTAMLLACKYEEVSVPVVDDLILISDKAYTRREVLDMEKLMANTLQFNFCLPTPYVFMRRFLKAAQSDQKVELLSFFIVELCLVEYEMLQYAPSQLAASAIYTAQSTLKGFEEWSRTCEFYTGYTEEKLMECSRKMAGLHHEAGTGKLTGVYRKYNTSKFGYASRTEPAGFLLL; this is encoded by the exons ATGGGTGGATCAGACGAGAACAGACACGGAGTGATCGGACCCATGAATCCACAAG GTGGTTTACGAGGAGGAAAGGCGAATCCGGGGAATGGGCAGACACGAAGAGCGCTTAGTAACATAAACAAGAACATCATCGGAGCTCCGGTTTATCCTTGTGCTGTCAACAAGCGACCTTTGTCTGA GAAAAATGTGATGTGTCACAAGAAGATTCTTCCACCACCTGTTCCGGCGCATCGACCAATCACTAGGAAGTTTGCTGCTCAATTAGCTGAGAACAATCCCCAAACCAAGAAGGAG GAAACCAAGAGCGAACCAGTTGATATAGTCATAATAGATGTGGAAGAAGAAGAGGATGGAGACTTTAATGAGCCAATGTTTGTTCAGCACACTGAAGCCATGCTTGATGAAATCGACAGAATG GAAGGTATTGAAATGGAAGATTCAAATGATACTGAAGAAGAAGAAGAAGAAGAAGAGGCTGTGATGGATATAGATAGCTGTGACAAGAAGAACCCTCTAGCTGTTGTTGATTACATTGATGACATATATGACTTCTACAAGAACAATGAG TGTCGTAGCTGCGTCCCGCCTAATTACATGGAGAATCAACCTGACATTAACGAGAGGATGAGAGGGATCCTTGTTGATTGGTTGATTGAG GTACATTACAAGTTCGAGCTGATGGAAGAGACGCTATACCTCACGATCAACCTCATAGACAGGTTCCTCGCGGTTCATCACCACGTCGCAAGGAAGAAGCTTCAGCTTGTTGGTGTAACAGCGATGTTGCTAGCTTGCAAGTACGAGGAAGTATCGGTTCCTGTTGTGGATGATCTCATCTTGATCTCTGACAAGGCTTACACTAGGAGAGAAGTTCTTGACATG GAGAAGTTAATGGCTAACACCTTACAATTCAATTTCTGTCTGCCAACTCCGTATGTGTTCATGAGGAGGTTTCTCAAAGCTGCACAATCTGATCAAAAG GTTGAGCTGCTATCATTCTTCATCGTTGAGCTTTGCTTAGTGGAGTACGAGATGCTTCAGTACGCTCCCTCTCAGTTAGCTGCTTCAGCGATCTACACTGCTCAGTCCACGCTTAAAGGGTTCGAGGAGTGGAGCAGAACATGCGAGTTCTACACAGGCTACACTGAAGAAAAGCTCAT GGAGTGTTCGAGGAAGATGGCTGGGTTGCATCACGAGGCAGGGACAGGGAAGCTAACAGGAGTTTACAGGAAATACAACACATCCAAGTTTGGTTATGCTTCAAGAACTGAACCTGCTGGTTTTCTTCTTCTGTAA